Sequence from the Amaranthus tricolor cultivar Red isolate AtriRed21 chromosome 16, ASM2621246v1, whole genome shotgun sequence genome:
TGGAGGGCTATTAATTGAACTCAATCAACACCCTATGCAAACTTCGCCAACTCAGCCCCTTCATAATATTCCAGACGCCATTCAAGCTGTTATCGCTACTTACTCAGCCGTGTTTGACATGCCTCCTGGTTTGCCTCCCTTGCGGGATCATGAGCATCGCATTACACTAAAAGAAGGCACCAATCCTGTGAGCGTTCGCCCTTATCGGTACCCACAAATTCAGAAGGCTGAAATTGATAAAATGGTGGAGGTTATGTTACTCGCAGGCATTATACAGCCCTCAACTAGCCCTTTCTCTAGCCCCGTTCTTTTGGTTAAGAAGAAGGATGGCTCCTGGCGATTTTGTGTCGATTATCGTGCTCTTAATAAAGAAACTGTACCTGACAAGTACCCCATTCCGGTTATTGACGAGCTGTTAGATGAGTTACATGGCGCGACTATTTTTTCTAAACTGGATTTGAAGTCCGGCTATCATTAGATACGTGTCCATGTTGAAGATGTGCCCAAAACCGCCTTCCGCACTCATGAAGGCCACTACGAATTTTTGGTCATGCCTTTCGGTTTGACAAATGCTCCCTCCACTTTCCAAGCTTTGGTGAACGAGGTATTTCGCCCTTATTTGCGAAAATTcgttttggttttctttgatgatattttggtttaTAGTGCTTCTTTAGAAGATCATGTTCACCATTTGGCGTCTGTTttggagttactgtcttctCACAAGCTCTATGCTAATAATAAGAAGTGTGAATTTGGCCTCTCTGAAGTAACATACCGGGGTCATGTGGTTTCCATTACTGGGATGGCCATGGATCAATCAAAAGTTCAAGCTATGATGGATTGGCCCAACCCGAAAACTTTGAAGGAGCTTTGTGGATTTTTGGGGCTTACCGGGTATTACCATCGATTTATTTAGGGTTATGCTCATCTTGCTTCTCCCCTCACTCACCAACTCAAACATGACTGTTTTATGTGGAATTCAGAGGCTGATTCAGCATTTCATGCTCTCAAACAAGTTATGTTACAGGCCCCGATTTTGAGTACCCCGAACTTCCATATTCCTTTTGTTGTCGAAGCCAATACATCGGGTAGAGGGTTGGGGGCTGTTTTATCCCAGAATTCTCACTCGATTGCTTATTTTAGTAAAGCTTTAGGTGTTCAGGGCCAAGCTAATCATATTTATGAGAAAGAATTAATGGCCATCGTTCTTGCGGTGCAAAAATGGCGTCATTACTTGTTAGGCCGGCATTTCATCATTTGGTCTGACCAACATAGCTTGCGCTTTATCACAGAACAAAGGGATATTGGCAACGAATATCAACGATGGATCAGCAAGCTTATGGGCTACGATTTTGAGATTAAATACAAACCGGGCACCACTAATCAGGCGGCAGATGCATTTTCTCGTCACCCATCTTTTTCTCACTTAGAGCTTGATGCTCTTTTGACTCAATGTTCTATTCCATGGGAGGAAGTACAACGTCAGATTGCAGCTGATCCTTTTCTTCATACTCTTCATACTAATCTGTCTCATATGTGGGCCATTACCCCGGTTATACACTCAATCAAGGCCAGCTATTGTACAAAGAACGAGTAGCGCTTCCCGCTTCATCTCCTTTCATTAAGACGCTGCTATTTGAGTTCCATAACTCGGCTGTGGGAGGGCACAATGGGGAGTTTAAAACTTACCTTTGCTTAGCTGAGCATTGGTTTTGGGTCGGAATGAGAAAGCAGGTTACACAGTATGTTCGGGAGTGTGCCGTTTGTCAACAAAACAAAGCCTCTCACCAACAACCTGCGGGTTTGTTGCAACCCCTTCCTGTTCCTCATCAGGTTTGGGAGGAAGTATCGATGGATTTTGTAGAGACTCTTCCACGTTCTGGTGGCTTTGATACGGTTCTTGTGGTGGTGGATCGGTTAAGTAAATATGCTCACGTCTTGGGCCTTAAACACCCTTTCTCCGCTCTCTCAGTGGCCACATTATTCACCCGCGAAATTGTGCGACTTCATGGCTACCCCCTGTCAATTGTTTCGGATTGTGATAAAGTGTTCATGAGTTTATTTTGGAAAGAGCTTTTTCGCTTACAAGGCACCCAACTCTTATGCAGTATGGCATACCATCCTCAAACAGATGGCTAGACTGAGATCGTAATCAAGCTATGGAAGCTTACCTTCGCTGTTTTGTTAATGGACAGCCCTTGCATTGGTCCAGATGGCTTCATTGGGCCGAATACTGTTACAACACCTCCCCCCAGACCTCTATCAAGATGTCCCCTTTTCAAGCCCTCTATGGTCGTCTACCTCCTACCCTTTTCCGCTTTGTTCATAATACTACCACCGTGGATAGTATGGAACAGTGGTTACGGGAACGTGATGCTATTCTTGATGATTTAAAGTTTCAATTGCTTAAAAATCAGCATCGTATGAAACTCACAACAGATCTTAAGCGCAGGGATGTTTCCTTTACAGTTGGAGAGGTGGTATATCTCAAGTTACAACCCTATCATCAGCAATGCTTAGCCCGTTGTCGTCGTGACAAGCTGTCTGCTCACTTCTATGGTCCTTATGAAATTTTGGCTAAAGTGGTGCGGTGGCCTATAAATTGGACTTACCTCCTTCTTGCAAAACCCATCCCGTCTTTCATGTTTCTCAATTAAAGCCAGCTCGGGGTTCCTCTTTTGTTGCTACTGCTATTCCCCCTCAACTCTCCACCATTCTGGAGTTAATGGCTGAACCTGAAGCATTGTTGGGTATTCACAAATCTATGCCATCGCTACAAACAGTGGATGAAGTTCTCATCAGGTGGCAGGGCCTCCCTCTTACTGATGCTACATGGGAGAACTTTCACACCATTGATGCTCATTTTCCTCACtttcaccttgaggacaaggtgaatCTCTTTGGGCGGGTGATGTGATGAATTCAAATGGCCCACTTATTACTTACAgcaaaaggaagaaaaaggcTGAGGTGGCAGACGGTTGAGGAATGGAATCTTTCTGTTATCAGAGTTTGTTATGCTGCTTTGCACAATGGGCAAAAGTTTGTTATGGCTAATTTCAGTTTTGCTTTTGTGTATATATAGGGATGTAATTCTTTCTTTTCCATGCTTGTTTAGACAATTAGTAGGAGCTACTGGTCCGCTTGAATAGTCCAGAGTGAATACACTGTTCACttatacataataataaaagCATTCCATCTCTTCTCCCTCCTCTCCTCTTCTGTGCAATATTATTCTgttcttttctcttcttttccctTCTGTTTTCTTGAATATTGCTTTATAGTATAACACAATGTTTTGCTGTATGTATGCAACCAAATTTGCTGAAATTCATACAAATAGTGGTGTCTTGTATTCTAATGTTCAAAAAATTTTGGAACCTACCAGTTATTCCTGGAAAACCATGAGAAGTTTCACAAGGAGGCTGACAAGAATTACTGGAAGGCAATCGCAGAGCTCATTCCTAATGAAGTCCCTGCTATAGAGAGGAAAAGAGGGAAAAAGGACCAAGAGAATAAACCTTCCATTGCCGTGATCCAAGGACCAAAGCCGGGGAAACCGACCGACCTTGCCAGGATGAGGCAGATACTTGTGAAGCTTAAGCACAGTCCTCCTACACACCTAAAACTAGCTTCACCACCTGCAGACGCCAAGACCAGCAAGACCCCTGCCGAGCCCCCCAAGACTGCGGCCATTGCTACCACCCCTGAAGCAGTAGTCACTGCATGATGATTGATTTGTGTTCAACGACCTTGTATTTATATCTGAGGATAAGAAGATTGAGTCGTTACTGTATCGCTTCAACATAGTGTCATTGATGAACTACATTGCAAGTGCAGGGTTTACTAGTTTTATATTCTCGCTTGACCCTTTAGAAAACTATGAAGTATGTATGAAGGAGAATTTTTAAGACATTGTATTCATTATTACTAGTATGTATTTAGTATCACTTTGACTTAATGAAGTTTCAGAGATTGGTTAAAGCTTTCATTATTTTGTTGCTATTAGCTATCAATCCTAGTTATCTAATGAAAATGTCCTTGGACACATGCATATGATGCATAAAGCTTCAATTATGATTTATGAGGCTTTGGTCTTTGTGAGCCCTCCTTGAAAGTTTTAGATAACGAACAAAAGGGTTTTGTTTCGCTATGCATATGCAATCCCTTAGAGTTGTTATAAACTACAAGGATACGGGTTTTATTAGTATAAACTATGTGACAATCAAACCCAGGATTTTGGCTGAGAAAAGCAATACTTTTCTCAACTAAGATTAGACCTGATTCTCATACACTTTTCTTAattgttataatttatttttatttctcatttgaaatttttacCTTTTGTCCAAACATGCTCTAATTGCCAAGTACTCTTTGCATCAGTATTGTAATTGTAAACCATCCATAAATAATGATCTTTCATGTGATGTAACTTATAAGCAACCCAAAATACTGATATTTGAGGATTGATAAATGGTTATTGGCAAATTTAGCTGGCTTTATTTTGATATTAGTTTTTTTCATTAGCTGTTAAACTAACCACATAAACTATCTATTAATGGAGACTAGGTGATTGCCCGTGCTAAGCACGGGTCATCaatacttaattatatttaacatatacttttataaataaatgaagaaattatcaaaaaatgaataaaataaaaaataattattggtatttgcctaattttgacccatatatatatactaacgaaaaataaagttaaacaatatatatatatatatatatatatatatatatatatatatatatatatatatatatatatatatatatatatatatatatatatatatatattgaatggacatattaatttatatcaaactataaaaactataaatatttaACCACCTTCTTAATTTGTATACAACATTGTATGTTGAAgtataaatgttattattatcgtCACATATTAAAATCTTTAGTATTTGCCTAATTTTGACCCATAAAACCACTACATATGATTGATCATGCCTTaatagtaaaattttaaaatttatgttagGTAATAATCAAATGACTGAATTCTAATTTTATATcttgttctttattttcttatcGATCAGGACGTTCTTAATGTCAAGTCTTTAGTTGTtgatcaaactaaataaaggaaaataaaattgtagatTTTAGTATTAGGAAACAATATCATGATTGTTACTGTCAATTCTTCTCAAGTTCTATTACTCCTTTATAAATATCATCTATCTTTAAACGCCGTTTACATCCGCCTCAATTTGAATAGAAAGTCAATTTTTAACTACTAAAAAAGAAACCAACTAAATAaaccatcaataaaaaaatatatacatcaataCTCcaataaattactaaattaaattatctaattaacaattaataaaattcaaacttaatataaaactcaaacaaaaatatcaatttaatatatttagtgTTGTTACTTGAAATTTAGTGTCTAAAATATCCTTACTCCATTGTTATTTAACTTGCATTAGAAAAAAATGCACTTTTTAAGAAGATgtataaattttagatttttattagaagtgatacaaatttaatatttacaaaGAATGTAACTTATGGATACTTTATATTCCTTATACgcatatattattaatcaatgcaaataagataaaaatatatttatcatataaTGCCAGtataaattcaataaaataatgataacaaactaacaatcaaattcccaaagataaataaagaaaattatgataaacaaaGAAACTCGATTTAAATATAGAAAATCATGATAAACAAAGGAATATATCATAATAATTGCATCACTTAGCATTTTAGCTTATTCAAATATAATAGTAGCtacctttcaaaaaaaaatagaaatagtagtttcatttatttattttcacaaATCTTAtgctaaaaacacaaaaacttgcattctaagaaaaaaaagttgttcgaaatatattttctttttgtaacTAATGCAGGAGATATAGCCCATTCATCGCGATTTATTACATGCTTTACTTCTCTTTTTGATTTGAATCAACTAACCCAAAAAATCTATAGAGagataattaaaaaacaaaaaatccaATTTTTAGATATGGGAACAAAAAAAATAGGGATTTTTATAtgagaaaaagataaataatcTTCCTCCAAAAGCTGCAAACATGTGAGATTTAGATTAATGAGATAGAAAGAATAAGTCACTAATTTGATGAATGAAagcaaaaaatggtgaaaagagAAAATGTGAAGAAAACAACGAAAGATAAAACATatttaagtgagatcttgtcttatttgtttcaatgcaaagattattaagatcaaatttttgtaattttttattatgcataattagagatattaaaaattaaattagtgcatacgtgaaaaagtaaatattacaaataatttaaaaccaaatataattagtattattttattgcCAATAACCTACTATTATTCTATTGCAATTACTATAAGGTTTCTCATCCCCTTTTTATATTAagaaaagaataagaataagaatttgGTATATTAAAAATATCTTGAATTATGGAAATGACTATATGATATATAGAATTTAGCATAATGTTAATACGTATAGTAACAAAAATATGCAATAGTTGATTATATTGTATTGTACGATATGTAATTTAGGATAATTGGTACAAAAATATACAATAGCTGTCAGCTGATTACAATTAAGAAGAAAAGGATTGTATAGTACATAATTATTTCTTTGAGCATTAATTAAAGGGGTTATTAATGACAATAGAACACCACTAATAATTgggctaattaattaattatgatatCTTTGCAAATTCCACTTTTTTGgtcaaatttgtttttaaaaaatgttcatTAGAgtagtaattaataattaattgagGAAAGAATTGTTTCCAAAAGAAGATGCACTTAGAGTAGTACTTAGACGGGGAAAAATGTTCTGAGAGCTTGACACTTGTCATTAGATGGTGTTTATTTTAGTATTAGATATAGATAGATACTTCCTAAAATTAGTTATTGATGTTCACTTGTTTGTTAGGAATGAAAGTAAACTAACAAgtcaaaagtaaatgaaaaaaactGTTCAAaagtagtttttttaattttgacaaCTTTTCAACCAGacttaaaacaaacaaatttttggTTGGTGGATAGACCAACACATAAGCTGAAACTCAAAAGCCAAGCCTTTATCATACATGAACACTTCCTTTTTATCTTGATAATATCGGTGCAGTCTACTAAAATAATGCAGTGTTAAAttcttcacataaaaagaatgtGAGCTGTTTTGGTGAGTGAATCAATGATCTTCATAGTTAGCATACCAATATCAGTAGTTGGCAAGATGTCTGAAAAGTCAGCTACAACGATAACTCAGCTAATAACTTCTAATAATACAAGGGCTGTTAAATTTAAACAATATAAGCTTCAATTTTCTCGGATGCTTGACAACTTTACACACGTACATGATACATAACAGCCTGCAGCTCCGTGACAACCAACTTGTTTCTGAATTTCcctggaaaataaaaaaaactgacgGACAGGGAAAGCATTTGATTTAGGGAGCACACTGTCGGTGTCACCTATTGTACGCAATGGTAGGCGAAGCATTGCAACCTCGTTCACTGACGAGGTCATCTTCCAATTCACTACCATGACCATCCATGGCAGGGATATGGTGGTTATTGACACTGTACTCGGAACTGGCATTGCTGCTTGTCGCTAATGGTGAATCGGAAACACTAGCCGTTCTACTTCCTGTGGGCCCTGATCTTATACTGTACATAGAGGATGCTGGAATTTTTGTCATCAATGGCCGTAAGTTTCCAGGGATACTTCGCCTTATATCCTACAATAGAGAATCAAAACGTGAAACAACATTcaattaccccaatgccattaattggctcccacctagggtggGATTTGGGAGGGTCAAATGTCAGCAACCTTACCCTCTTGGCCTcgttaatgataaaactaacaaagaggttattCTCGATGaacccttggtagcaaacagaatgtgcaacttcacataaataagaagtgaaCATGATTTAATGTgtcattttactttattttgtgCATGAAACAATCATAcataatttttgtatttcatCAAGAAGAGACAATAAGCCAAGGACCATCCCCCAGATGGCTCAGAACTAAGAAAGTTTTTATTTCGATTTATATACAAATTTAGTAGACTAGATAGGCTGATATTACAGGACCACTGTAAAAATTTGAAAGTAAACCAGTGAGGATGTTACAATTATTGATAAATGTATTCTTTTTGCAGTTTAAAAGGTCTTCTGGAACCAAGGCTGAGTAGTTactcatagtgcaaaaataaggctGCATCACTGTATTGCGACCATGtcataaaggtttttaagtttattttatcgTGACGGAAATATAAGCTGCATTGGCCGTTAAATCATCCGCATTAACAACAAAATCCATTTCGAGACCTTGACCGTATTTTCGCACTATGTTAGTTTGTATGTCTAGAACCCTGAACCCCGCACATAGAGCAAGATTCATTCTTTAGGGTGAGTTATAGTAATTTAAGAGacaattgatcaatttaacCGAAGTATAAGATGGCAAATGAGACTAACATGAGGTGAGGACTTGAGGGAGCATTTTTGGAGGACTTGCTAAATGCACAATAAAGACATGGTGATTAGTGAACACAAAAATGACAGAAAGAATGAAGAACCTACCATGTGCCGAATAGCCATATCCAGGGACTTTTTAGAAAGTGTCCGACCAAAGCCAGAGCTATCAGGTGATGACGCCGACTTTCCAGATAAGCCAGGAGAATGTTTGTCATCCTGCCTTGGAGGTGCCAATTTCCTCATGTTAATCACCCTCTCCACCATCTTTGTCCCAATAACCACAGGGCTCACATCATCATTTACTTTGGAATGCCCCCGGCTCACTGCAGGAACAGAACTTCCACTAGAATGAATGCCGCCATTAGGGGCACGCCCTCTAGAAGGAGAACAAGACTGGCGTCTCTGTCTTCCATTACTGACAGGTTCCACAGAAGCAGAACGAGCAGAGGAAGCAGCAGGTCTACCCCGTGTAGCTGAAAGGGGTCTATCAGGAAGGGTTGTCCTTAGATTCGGTGGAGCGTCTAAAGAGAAACCAGGCATCTCAGATGGGTTCCATGGACGAGATCTAGCAGTTGGAGAGGTACCACGTGAAGGTGCAGCACTTCTAGATGGTGCTGAACCCACTGACTTGCTACTAATTGATGAAGATGACTTGTTAAGAGATGCAGCGATATTGGCAACACTTGGTGGTGCTGATGGACGACGAGTTGGAGTTGATGCTCTGGATGTGGGTCGGGATGTAGGAACTGAGGGGCCAGAAGGCCTGGCTGTTGGAGTCGAAGATCTTGCAGTTGACCTTGTGGGTGTTGCTGATCTAGCAGTAGACCTAGTAGGAGTGGAAGATCTCGATGGCCCAGCTGATGGAGCTGAAGTTCTTGCAGCTGTAGTGGAT
This genomic interval carries:
- the LOC130803040 gene encoding cell wall protein RBR3, with amino-acid sequence MNRSFRGPETLMPSIRPRVPQLKSLHSSTMREKEDDLALFLEMRKREKEKNDLLLHDSGELDESLVSQPGSSPLFHIQSATTARKTGPDDFLNSDGDKNDYDWLLTPPGTPLFPSLERESRKSYMDEADAPKAQPTVLRSRLANSQTETTERRSLMPRQPTSSTGLTSSVSGMRRPSSSGGPGSRPPSSGGPGSRPVTPGGGSRPATPTRRSTLTSSKPSRSSTPTSRGTVPHSKPSLHSSSPKPLTSTRSTASTRSAGPSRSSTPSRSTTAARTSAPSAGPSRSSTPTRSTARSATPTRSTARSSTPTARPSGPSVPTSRPTSRASTPTRRPSAPPSVANIAASLNKSSSSISSKSVGSAPSRSAAPSRGTSPTARSRPWNPSEMPGFSLDAPPNLRTTLPDRPLSATRGRPAASSARSASVEPVSNGRQRRQSCSPSRGRAPNGGIHSSGSSVPAVSRGHSKVNDDVSPVVIGTKMVERVINMRKLAPPRQDDKHSPGLSGKSASSPDSSGFGRTLSKKSLDMAIRHMDIRRSIPGNLRPLMTKIPASSMYSIRSGPTGSRTASVSDSPLATSSNASSEYSVNNHHIPAMDGHGSELEDDLVSERGCNASPTIAYNR